The sequence tctctttggtgaaatgcccattcaagtcctttgcctattttatgattgcattgtttgtctttttgtggttaagtttgttttgttttttagtcatCATTTGCAATATTGCCCAAATGATCTATAATTAAAGTGCattattgctataacagaaaccctggtggtacagtggttaagagctatggttgctaaccaaaaagttggcagttcgattccaccaggcactccttggaaaccctatgggccagtaatactctgtcctatagggtcgctatgagtcggaatccacttggcagcaacaggtttggttttggttttttattgctaTAACATTTTTTATCTAAATCTTTTAAATAATGTATATATTCTGACTGATGGCTAGAATTCTTCAACTTCTATCTGATTTGATCAATTCCAGAAAAAGATGGTCCAAGTGAGCTAGAATTTCCATAAGAAatagaaagcaagaaaagaaggCAAATATTTTACAACTTTGTTTCAGGATCTGAGTCCTGGTGGAGAAATCCCCCAATTGTAGAACTGTACTGAAATGCCCATAATGTCATCAAATTTCTTTCAACAGTACATCAGAAACTTACAGAGGGCTCTGCTGGCAGCAGGGAGTTATACAGTCTCATAACCACTTGGGTCCCCATCTTCCAAGTCCTTAGAACAGCTGGATCAGGGCTCCCCTaaaataggaagagaaagaaatgtgCAAAATATAGCATGGGAAAGAAATCCCAAGAGCTAACCAGCCCGCTGCCCCAAACCTACCAACTTGAGTCATCTCCAAGTATCAGAAACAGGGCCCTGGTTAGCAGAAAATCCAGCACAAGATATTATAATCACAACAGGGCTATCCCAATGGCATTTTAAAATCTACTCACTTAGGCtttagtggttaaaaaaaaaaaaaaaagaggattgtTTCCCTATCATTAGTTAAGCACAGATGCATTTCTTCCTCCTCCCCACACTTATCAGTCAAGAACCATAGGAAATATTCAGAAGACAATCAGGAAAAAATACTGggagctctgcttctggcactcaCTTCTCTCCATCCTTAGGACTTCATTTTTAACCTAGAAAGGTAGCATTTAAATTCTAAGACAGAAATTTTTATATAGtattttacagtttacaaaaaTGCCATCATCGTATTTGACCCTCACAGTAGATAACCCCTGGAGATAAATAGGGCTAATTGTATTAGCCCCAGTTATAGAAAACAGGCTTGGCAGTTGCTCTGCCAAGGAGCAGTGGAGGCTGTCTTCCAAcccacctcttctgaatcctgtgcTCCGTCTGTACCAGAGAACAGGCTGGGAAAACggtgatgataatgataatggcACTATTAGCGACATTCAACTGTACTGCTCCAAGTGTTTTAGATTCTCAAAATCATTCTATGAGGTTGACAGTGTTATTACCACCTTTTTGTGCTCCGATTCTATTTTCAGTACTCCACCCACCTTAAGGAAATCATTCCTCTCAGGGACCAATCGAGGGACAGCGGTATTTGGGGGGATGGCATGCATAGGTTGAGAAAGGGAAGTGAGTTACCGCTAGTCTCCAAGCTCTAAAAGTCTGAATCAGGAACTGCACACTAAGAACCTATCAGGCTCAGAGCAGGTTCGGACCTAAAACTTCCGTAATTGAAGCCTCCTTCCACCCCTCCCTCGCCCCCTTCTTGCGTCCTCAGTTCTGATCTGAGAAAGGGTGGCTAGAGTCACTCTTTCATCTCCCAGTTACCCGCCACCTTCCAACACCTACCTCTTAGGTCCTGGGTCGGTCTGGCTCTGCAGCTCTACCGCCGGCCCTACTAGGCACTGCCTCCTCCGGCTTCGGCGTCGCGGCTGCTTGCCCGCTGCCATGGCGACAGGGAGGCGGGCCTGGGCCTAGCCCGCCTCCAGCCGGCGGGAGCCCTTCCCCTGCGGGCCAGAGCCCCACCTCCTGGCGGGCTTGACCCCGCCCCCGCCGGCCGAGCCGGCCCTGCCCCCAGACCCCGGTCCGCTGCCGGCCTGGACCCGCCCTCCTGCCGCCTGGACCTCAGCCTGGCTCCGCCTCCAGCCGGCGGGAGCCCTTCCCCTGCGGGCCAGAGCCCCACCTCCTGGCGGGCTTGACCCCGCCCCCGCCGGCCGAGCCGGCCCTGCCCCCAGGCCCCGGTCCACTGCCGGCCTGGACCCGCCCTCCTGCCGCCTGGACCTCAGCCTGGCTCCGCCTCCAGCTGCGGCCAGAGAGGGGGCGTGCCAGCCTCCTTCCTTGCTGGGCTTTCCAAGGCCCTTGGACTGGGCGGGACCCTTGTTGCTCTTACGTAGATCTCCCGCCACAGAAAACGCACTAGGCATAGATTAATTAAGCAATTTATTGATGCTACCAGCTCCGCACCCGCGAGAGCCAACAGTGCAGCCAGGGGGAGTTTCTGGGCTCCACTGCACTGTCAGTACCAGCGACAAGAAGTCCTTATAGCCCATAGTAAGAGAACCTCGTGACTTCAGGACTCCACCCCTGCCCCCATTTGCCTGCTTCGGTCTGGGAGCCTTGACCCCACCACTGAAGAATGAGCCCAAACCAGTCCCGAGGACTGTATGCAAATACTCAGAATGCTTTTCCCAGCCCTTCTTTGGCTTTTGTGGGCGGAAGATACCTTTAAAGGCAACAAGATCAGCTCAGGTGCTTCTGGGGTGACATGTTCTTCCTGcacttttcttgggaacaggcacgAAGGTAGCGGTCAAAGCCCTTTCTGCTCACTCAATACCATCCGCCcctgaataaaaaattaaaacaaccaagcccattgccgttgagtagattccaactcatagtgaccccataggacggaacagaactgccgcatagggtttccaaggagcgcctggtggattcaaactgccgatctttcagatAGCAcccgaacttttaaccactacgccaccagggcttcccatccACCCCTAGCTAATCCAAATACAACTCGAAGCTAAGGGCAGCAAATGTGATAGGCCTAGGGGGAAAGTGCAAGATTGGAGACCCTCACAATCCCAGGGGTTctggagtttttaaaaatatgtggtCAATGCCCCAGGCTGCCACCCAACTTCCCAAGGCAGCAGATTCTTCCCAAAGGGGTAGTGGCAAAATGACGGAAACTGGCTCCTACCCCCCAGGCTCACACCAGAGTCCCGTTCTTGTTGTCATAGCGAGGTGTGGCCTGAGGGAAGCGAAGGGTTGCATACTCTGTAGCATTTTCTAACTGCAGGTGCTTCACCTCCCCGGCAGAGCGTGACTGACTCCAGCTGCACACCCGGATGTCTGCGTAATGTACGCTGCTGTCCTCTGATGTGAAGCCTTGATGCCTCTGTCTCGGCTCAGGCTGCTCTAACACCCGCTCATATGTGTGTCCTGGTGTCTGAGGGCCCTGTGAGGAATGGAACGCATTAAAGAAGAATCTTGGTTTTACCCCTCACTTCCAACGCAGGGCCAATTAGATTGATGTCCCTCCACTTTGCCCCTTTGCGGGGTGGAGGGAGGTGGGCAGAACCAGCAAGTTCTACAGATGTCTGTCCTAAGGTAGAAAAGCGCAGAACTGGGATCCCATGTCTGagcagcccaggggaaaggacaaGGGCCTGTCATTACCTTGGTGCCATTCTGTTGCTGCTGCGGTAGCTTCTGCTGCTGCCGCCGTCGCTTAGATGATAGTCTTGGTTGGCTCCCTGAGGGAAagaaaaccgaaaccaaaccagttaccatggatcttgtgtgtcagagtagaactgtgctccatagcattttcgatggctgatttttcaaaagtagatcaccaagcttttctttcgaggcacctctgaagcACCAtgtgcactactcagggactcctctgaGAGGAAGAACCCAACTAAAAACTATTCTCTCTTCCTTGTCTCTGCTGAGACAGCTACCTTCAAATATCTCTATTAAACTATTATAGTAGTTTTCCGACTCATTTCTGTGCTGCCATTCTCTCCTCTTTGCATTTCTGTCATTCCCACAGCCAAGCTCCTTAGTAGGGTATACAATCTAGCCTTTTCACAATCTGACTTAATGTCTTCCATCCTCATTTCTCACAGCCCCTAACATAGtttaacaaatgaaaatatgTTAAGAGACCACTGTATGCCAGGCTCTGTGCAatgctctgtggtagaaagatgagCAGGGTGTTTCCTCTGCCTCAGGGAGCTTACAAAAAAGCTTACAGcttgctaaaaaccaaaaaacccaaacccattgcctttgagtcaattccaactcatagctacactataggacagagccgaactgcccaatagggcttccaaggctgtaacctttaacaGAACCAGACTGCGAAATCTGTCtctcacggagtggctggtgggtgcaaaccgccaaccttttggttagcagctgaatgcttaaccactgtgccaccggggctcccttACAGCCTGCAAGGGGAACCAGTAAGTAAACAGACTAGTTCTATGATGCCATGTGGTACACGCTCAGCGACATCAAACTGTCTACCACTTTCACTCAGGTTGGTCTCCTCACATCTCCTCTCTTCTCtatcctttcttccctcctctttctctcctaATT comes from Elephas maximus indicus isolate mEleMax1 chromosome 7, mEleMax1 primary haplotype, whole genome shotgun sequence and encodes:
- the C7H11orf52 gene encoding uncharacterized protein C11orf52 homolog isoform X2 codes for the protein MGNRLCCGRSWSCPSTLQRKKKTGSQPRLSSKRRRQQQKLPQQQQNGTKGPQTPGHTYERVLEQPEPRQRHQGFTSEDSSVHYADIRVCSWSQSRSAGEVKHLQLENATEYATLRFPQATPRYDNKNGTLV
- the C7H11orf52 gene encoding uncharacterized protein C11orf52 homolog isoform X1; amino-acid sequence: MLAAAHHPREPISSTEEFAPLRPSCWSCPSTLQRKKKTGSQPRLSSKRRRQQQKLPQQQQNGTKGPQTPGHTYERVLEQPEPRQRHQGFTSEDSSVHYADIRVCSWSQSRSAGEVKHLQLENATEYATLRFPQATPRYDNKNGTLV